From the Streptomyces nodosus genome, the window GCAGCTACGCAACGACGTCGGTCCTGTCCACCGTCCAGGTGCATATCCGACGGGCTGATATCGAGCAGGCCGCCCACGGGCTGAGGCAGCGCGGTCCGGACTTCGAGGCGTTGTCCGCCGGACTGGGCGCGGGCGACCCGGTCGTCGAACACATCGTCCGTTCGCTGCCGGCCAGCCGAGATGCGGGGGACTTGTACGCCGAGTCGGCTGCGGCGTTCCTCGCGGTGCATCTCCTGTCCCGGGGCCGGATACCGCCCGCGCACGGGCACGAGCACGCCGCAGTACGCAACGGCATTTCCCTCATGCAGGACCGCCTGGCCGAACCGCTCACCCTCGCCGAGATCGCGGCCGAAGTACACCTCAGCGTGTACCATTTCGTCCGAATTTTCAGGGATGCCACTAGTCTAACGCCATATCGATATCTCACACGGCTTCGTATCGAGTTGGCCCAACGGCTGTTGTCGGAAACCGACCTCACCATCGAGGAGATCACCCGGCGGTGCGGCTTCACTGCACCTAGCGCCTTGTCGTCGGCATTCCTGCGCCAAGTCGGCGCCCGTCCCTCCGCCTACCGTAAGGCCACCGCCGGGTAGCTCTCTGACGCGGCTCTCGTGAGATCCTCGGCAAGACACGCCCAAGAGTGGTCAA encodes:
- a CDS encoding helix-turn-helix domain-containing protein; protein product: MFDSPDFDLAPYAGIDETQYVQRGYCSWSDAGWRSLLVQSFVHARQVEDLLLPGTSDLHLVLCTGGEAIMRVSSGGPPTRRRWRSGRLELMVPGQATVRSYATTSVLSTVQVHIRRADIEQAAHGLRQRGPDFEALSAGLGAGDPVVEHIVRSLPASRDAGDLYAESAAAFLAVHLLSRGRIPPAHGHEHAAVRNGISLMQDRLAEPLTLAEIAAEVHLSVYHFVRIFRDATSLTPYRYLTRLRIELAQRLLSETDLTIEEITRRCGFTAPSALSSAFLRQVGARPSAYRKATAG